The Camelus ferus isolate YT-003-E chromosome 4, BCGSAC_Cfer_1.0, whole genome shotgun sequence genome has a segment encoding these proteins:
- the TOMM5 gene encoding mitochondrial import receptor subunit TOM5 homolog, giving the protein MFRIESLGPKLDPEEMKRKMREDVICSIRNFLIYVALLRVTPFILKKLDSI; this is encoded by the exons ATGTTCCGGATCGAGAGCCTTGGGCCGAAGCTGGACCCCGAAGAGATGAAACGGAAGATGCGCGAGGATGTGATCTGCTCCATACGGAACTTCCTCATTTATGTGGCCCTGCTGCGAGTCA ctccTTTTATCTTAAAGAAATTGGACAGCATATGA